One window of the Ammospiza nelsoni isolate bAmmNel1 chromosome 2, bAmmNel1.pri, whole genome shotgun sequence genome contains the following:
- the HTR2A gene encoding 5-hydroxytryptamine receptor 2A, giving the protein MDILCDGETSVNPTANSFIQINHERRFYRNVYGAGEINISHLCNLTVNSDNLTNLSCESNMSPPCCPSQKNWPALLTVIVIVLTIAGNILVIMAVSLEKKLQNATNYFLMSLAIADMLLGFLVMPVSMLTILYGYEWPLPRKLCAIWIYLDVLFSTASIMHLCAISLDRYIAIRNPIHHSRFNSRTKAFAKIIAVWTISVGISMPVPVFGLQDDSKVFKKDMFKKDICLLADENFVLVGSFVAFFIPLTIMVVTYFLTIKSLQKEAMLCVNDIGPKTKFTSFSFLPQSSLSSEKLFQRSLNRDTGTSGRRTMQSISNEQKASKVLGIVFFLFVVMWCPFFITNVMAVICKESCKEEVIGGLLNIFVWIGYLSSAVNPLVYTLFNKTYRSAFSRYIQCRYKEEKKPFQLILVNTIPALAYDSRQLQLAQMKSLKKEAKMMAKDYSAVMIGTHRLDGTSKGSTGPGNENVSGV; this is encoded by the exons ATGGATATTCTTTGTGATGGAGAGACCTCTGTGAACCCAACTGCAAACTCCTTCATACAAATAAACCATGAGAGAAGATTCTACAGAAATGTTTATGGAGCTGGAGAAATTAATATATCACATCTCTGCAACTTGACTGTGAACTCTGACAACCTAACCAATCTTTCATGTGAAAGTAACATGAGCCCACCGTGTTGCCCTTCACAGAAAAACTGGCCGGCTTTGCTGACAGTGATAGTGATTGTTTTAACCATTGCTGGAAATATTCTCGTCATCATGGCTGTTTCACTGGAGAAAAAACTACAGAATGCCACTAACTATTTTCTAATGTCACTTGCAATAGCTGATATGCTGCTGGGTTTCCTTGTCATGCCTGTGTCCATGTTAACCATACTGTATG GATACGAATGGCCTCTGCCCAGGAAGCTGTGTGCCATTTGGATCTACCTGGACGTGCTGTTCTCCACAGCATCCATCATGCACCTCTGTGCCATCTCGCTGGATCGCTACATTGCCATCCGGAACCCCATCCACCACAGCCGCTTCAACTCCAGAACCAAGGCTTTTGCCAAAATCATTGCTGTTTGGACCATATCAGTTG GTATCTCCATGCCTGTACCTGTCTTTGGACTACAAGACGACTCCAAAGTATTTAAGAAGGACATGTTTAAGAAAGACATCTGCTTACTTGCAGATGAAAATTTCGTTCTAGTAGGCTCTTTTGTGGCATTCTTCATCCCTCTAACCATCATGGTAGTCACTTACTTTTTAACTATCAAGTCGCTGCAGAAGGAAGCTATGCTATGTGTGAATGACATTGGCCCTAAGACCAAGTTTACTTCATTCAGCTTCCTCCCTCAGAGTTCCCTGTCCTCAGAGAAACTCTTTCAGCGCTCCTTGAACAGAGATACGGGGACTTCAGGGAGGAGAACCATGCAATCCATCAGCAATGAGCAGAAGGCTTCCAAGGTCCTTGGCATTGTCTTCTTTCTGTTTGTTGTGATGTGGTGCCCGTTTTTCATCACCAATGTGATGGCTGTTATATGCAAGGAGTCATGCAAAGAAGAGGTCATTGGAGGACTCCTTAACATATTTGTTTGGATTGGCTACCTTTCCTCGGCTGTCAACCCACTCGTGTACACATTGTTCAACAAAACCTACCGCTCAGCTTTCTCTCGCTACATCCAGTGTCGCTACAAGGAGGAGAAGAAACCTTTCCAGCTGATTTTAGTGAACACTATCCCAGCACTTGCATATGACTCCAGACAGCTCCAGCTAGCACAAATGAAGAGCTtgaaaaaagaggcaaaaatgATGGCCAAGGATTACTCGGCGGTCATGATAGGAACACATCGTTTAGATGGTACCTCCAAGGGAAGTACCGGCCCAGGGAACGAAAATGTTAGTGGTGTGTGA